From a region of the Streptomyces tirandamycinicus genome:
- a CDS encoding helix-turn-helix transcriptional regulator: MLHTRLIPPVLGPLLDRPRLFRTLDTGVTRRLTLVVGPPGAGKSALLASWARSLPLGEPAWLTLDADDNHVPRLLTHLAAALARATAARGGEGLRFSDGVSVPALLDEVSGHPHPLVLVVDAFHELRPGPARSALLQFARYAPGGLSVVLAGRREPDLPLHKLRAGGELTEIRGADLAFTHAETAALFRAHGAKAGDDQVAAVVRCSGGWALAVRYASVNPVRGNDPRSCLEGWSQAIRHCSDFLLSELLDPMPADDQDVLLRTSLLGEFSASLLRALTGRADLNRVLRRLSTEHDLLVRDDEWTYRLPNPLMRGVLSRELAERYGWPEVSRLLGKAARWYEDMGAASTARRYAAAAQAHAAGPAPGGDILLPPGLGRAGGGASLPGPAGDAARSPARSPGASPTPSPVTSPASPFPAGPDAPGAGPQAVADPLTRSELDVLRLLPLGLTLDEIADRRHVSLNTVKTQVQAVYRKLQVGRRRDAVRVAAERGLISPRG, encoded by the coding sequence GTGCTCCACACACGACTCATACCGCCCGTGCTCGGCCCCCTTCTGGACCGTCCCCGGCTGTTCCGGACGCTCGACACGGGAGTGACCAGACGACTCACCCTCGTGGTCGGTCCGCCGGGGGCCGGCAAGAGCGCGCTGCTGGCCTCCTGGGCCCGATCGCTGCCGCTGGGCGAGCCCGCGTGGCTCACACTCGACGCCGATGACAACCATGTACCCCGGCTCCTCACCCACCTCGCCGCGGCCCTGGCCCGCGCCACCGCGGCCCGGGGCGGCGAGGGGCTCCGCTTCAGCGACGGGGTGAGCGTCCCCGCCCTGCTGGACGAGGTCTCCGGGCATCCGCATCCGCTCGTCCTGGTCGTCGACGCCTTCCACGAACTGCGGCCCGGGCCCGCGCGCAGCGCCCTGCTGCAGTTCGCCCGCTACGCACCGGGCGGCCTGAGCGTGGTGCTCGCCGGCCGGAGAGAACCCGACCTGCCGCTCCACAAGCTCCGCGCGGGCGGCGAGCTCACCGAGATCAGAGGCGCCGACCTCGCGTTCACCCATGCGGAGACGGCCGCACTGTTCCGGGCGCACGGAGCGAAGGCCGGTGACGACCAGGTCGCCGCCGTGGTCCGCTGCTCGGGGGGCTGGGCGCTGGCGGTCCGCTACGCCTCGGTCAATCCGGTCCGGGGCAATGATCCCCGCTCCTGCCTCGAGGGGTGGTCCCAGGCCATCCGCCACTGCTCCGACTTCCTGCTGTCGGAACTGCTCGACCCGATGCCCGCGGACGACCAGGACGTGCTGCTGCGCACCAGTCTGCTCGGCGAGTTCAGCGCGTCCCTGCTGCGCGCCCTGACCGGCCGGGCCGACCTCAACCGGGTGCTGCGGAGGCTGTCCACCGAGCACGACCTGCTGGTGCGCGACGACGAGTGGACCTACCGGCTGCCCAATCCGCTGATGCGCGGGGTGCTCTCGAGGGAGCTCGCCGAGCGGTACGGCTGGCCCGAGGTGAGCCGGCTGCTGGGCAAGGCGGCCCGCTGGTACGAGGACATGGGCGCGGCCTCCACCGCCCGGAGGTACGCGGCAGCCGCGCAGGCCCACGCGGCGGGGCCCGCGCCGGGGGGCGACATCCTCCTCCCGCCGGGACTGGGGCGCGCCGGCGGGGGAGCGTCCCTCCCGGGGCCCGCGGGTGACGCTGCCCGGTCACCCGCCCGGTCACCCGGCGCGTCACCCACCCCCTCACCCGTCACGTCACCCGCTTCGCCGTTCCCCGCAGGGCCGGACGCACCGGGCGCCGGGCCGCAGGCGGTCGCCGACCCGCTCACCCGCAGTGAGCTCGACGTCCTGCGGCTGCTGCCGCTCGGCCTGACGCTGGACGAGATCGCCGACCGCCGCCATGTCTCCCTCAACACCGTCAAGACGCAGGTACAGGCCGTCTACCGCAAGCTGCAGGTCGGCCGCAGACGGGACGCGGTCCGGGTCGCCGCGGAGCGCGGCCTGATCAGTCCCCGGGGCTGA
- the prfB gene encoding peptide chain release factor 2, translated as MAVVDVSEELKSLSSTMGSIEAVLDLDRMRADIAVLEEQAAAPSLWDDPEAAQKITSRLSHLQAEVRKTEALRGRIDDLEVLFELAEAEDDPDTRAEAEAELEAVRKALDEMEVRTLLSGEYDEREALVNIRAEAGGVDAADFAEQLQRMYLRWAERHGYGTEVYETSYAEEAGIKSTTFVVKAPYAYGTLSVEQGTHRLVRISPFDNQGRRQTSFAGVEVLPVVEQSDHVDIDESELRVDVYRASGPGGQGVNTTDSAVRITHIPTGIVVSCQNERSQIQNKASAMNVLQAKLLERRRQEEQAKMDALKGDGGNSWGNQMRSYVLHPYQMVKDLRTEFEVGNPQSVLDGEIDGFLEAGIRWRKQREK; from the coding sequence GTGGCAGTCGTCGATGTATCCGAAGAGCTGAAGTCCCTCTCCTCGACCATGGGGTCGATCGAGGCCGTCCTGGACCTCGACAGGATGAGGGCAGACATCGCCGTGCTCGAGGAGCAGGCGGCGGCGCCGTCCCTCTGGGACGACCCCGAGGCGGCGCAGAAGATCACCAGCAGGCTCTCGCACCTGCAGGCCGAGGTCCGCAAGACGGAGGCGCTCCGCGGACGGATCGACGACCTCGAGGTGCTCTTCGAGCTCGCCGAGGCCGAGGACGACCCGGACACCCGCGCGGAGGCCGAGGCCGAGCTTGAAGCCGTCCGGAAGGCGCTGGACGAGATGGAGGTCCGCACCCTCCTCTCCGGTGAGTACGACGAGCGTGAGGCGCTGGTCAACATCCGGGCCGAGGCCGGCGGAGTCGACGCCGCCGACTTCGCCGAGCAGCTTCAGCGCATGTACCTGCGCTGGGCCGAGCGCCACGGCTACGGCACGGAGGTCTACGAGACCTCGTACGCGGAGGAGGCCGGCATCAAGTCGACCACCTTCGTCGTGAAGGCGCCGTACGCCTACGGCACGCTGTCGGTGGAGCAGGGCACGCACCGCCTGGTCCGCATCTCCCCGTTCGACAACCAGGGCCGCCGCCAGACGTCCTTCGCCGGTGTCGAGGTCCTCCCCGTCGTCGAGCAGTCCGACCACGTCGACATCGACGAGTCCGAGCTGCGCGTCGACGTCTACCGCGCCTCCGGTCCGGGCGGCCAGGGCGTCAACACGACGGACTCGGCGGTCCGCATCACCCACATCCCGACCGGCATCGTGGTCTCCTGCCAGAACGAGCGCTCCCAGATCCAGAACAAGGCGAGCGCGATGAACGTCCTCCAGGCCAAGCTCCTCGAGCGCCGCCGCCAGGAGGAGCAGGCCAAGATGGACGCTCTCAAGGGTGACGGCGGCAACTCCTGGGGCAACCAGATGAGGTCGTACGTCCTGCACCCGTACCAGATGGTCAAGGACCTGCGTACGGAGTTCGAGGTCGGCAACCCGCAGTCGGTGCTCGACGGAGAGATCGACGGCTTCCTGGAGGCGGGCATCCGCTGGCGGAAGCAGCGGGAGAAGTAG
- a CDS encoding serine/threonine-protein kinase, with product MARNIGSRYTAHQILGRGSAGTVWLGEGPEGPVAIKLLREDLASDQELVGRFVRERTALLGLDHPRVVGVRDLVVDGSDLALVMDLVRGTDLRTRLDRERRLAPAAAVAIVADVAEGLAAAHAAGVVHRDVKPENILLDMEGPLGPGGAHPALLTDFGVAKLIDTPRRTKATKIIGTPDYLAPEIVEGLPPRAAVDIYALATVLYELLAGFTPFGGGHPGAVLRRHVTETVVPLPGVPDELWQLVVQCLAKAPASRLRASELAARLHDLLPLLAGMPPLDVDEPDAGPTEPYEEVEYAARPAEPRRRGAVPLVRSSATDSNRDTHTSMRVPGPDELAGGARGTARAPRAPGQRRRPGSARHRAGAVRRRRITLGVAGLVLAAAGVGGWLATSGDEPSAPPADSEQSAPAQP from the coding sequence TTGGCACGGAATATCGGCAGCCGGTACACGGCCCATCAGATCCTGGGCCGGGGCAGTGCGGGCACGGTGTGGCTCGGCGAAGGGCCCGAGGGCCCCGTCGCCATCAAGCTGCTGCGCGAGGACCTCGCCTCCGACCAGGAGCTGGTCGGGAGGTTCGTCCGGGAGCGCACGGCCCTGCTCGGACTCGACCACCCCCGCGTCGTCGGCGTGCGCGACCTCGTCGTGGACGGCAGCGACCTGGCCCTCGTCATGGACCTCGTCCGCGGTACCGACCTGCGGACCAGGCTCGACCGGGAGCGCAGGCTCGCGCCCGCGGCCGCCGTCGCGATCGTCGCGGACGTCGCCGAGGGACTCGCGGCGGCCCACGCCGCCGGCGTCGTCCACCGCGACGTCAAGCCGGAGAACATCCTGCTGGACATGGAGGGCCCGCTCGGTCCCGGCGGCGCCCACCCGGCCCTGCTCACCGACTTCGGCGTGGCCAAGCTGATCGACACGCCGCGCCGCACCAAGGCGACCAAGATCATCGGTACGCCGGACTACCTGGCCCCGGAGATCGTCGAGGGCCTGCCTCCGCGCGCCGCCGTGGACATCTACGCCCTCGCGACCGTGCTGTACGAGCTGCTCGCCGGCTTCACCCCGTTCGGCGGCGGGCACCCGGGCGCCGTACTGCGCCGCCATGTCACGGAGACCGTCGTCCCGCTGCCCGGGGTCCCGGACGAGCTGTGGCAGCTGGTCGTCCAGTGCCTGGCCAAGGCACCCGCCTCCCGTCTGCGCGCCTCCGAGCTGGCCGCCCGGCTGCACGACCTGCTGCCGCTGCTGGCGGGGATGCCGCCGCTCGACGTGGACGAGCCGGACGCCGGGCCCACCGAGCCCTACGAGGAGGTCGAGTACGCGGCGCGGCCGGCCGAACCGCGCCGCCGCGGGGCCGTCCCGCTGGTCCGCAGCTCGGCCACGGACTCCAACCGGGACACCCACACCTCGATGCGCGTCCCCGGCCCCGACGAACTGGCGGGCGGCGCCCGCGGCACCGCCCGCGCCCCGCGCGCACCCGGCCAGCGCCGCCGCCCCGGCTCCGCCCGGCACAGGGCCGGCGCCGTCCGCAGACGCCGGATCACGCTCGGCGTCGCGGGCCTGGTGCTGGCCGCGGCGGGCGTCGGCGGCTGGCTGGCGACGAGCGGCGACGAGCCCTCCGCACCGCCCGCGGACTCCGAGCAGTCGGCCCCGGCGCAGCCCTGA
- a CDS encoding serine/threonine-protein kinase: MRPVGSKYLLEEPLGRGATGTVWRARMGVSPGAAALGGSEIPGADAAVPGRPGETVAIKVLKEELANDADVVMRFLRERSVLLRLTHPNIVRTRDLVVEGDVLALVMDLVDGPDLHRYIRDNGPFSPVAAALLTAQIADALAASHDDGVVHRDLKPANVLLAERDGEMHPMLTDFGIARLADSPGLTRTHEFVGTPAYVAPESAEGRPQTSAVDVYGAGIMMYELVTGRPPFGGGTALEVLHRHLSEEPRRPSTVPGPLWTVIERCLRKEPGERPSAANLARALRVVAAGVGVHATPAQIEAAEGVGALLAPDPSPATVPGMPGAADPTQVLPHNAASFHQGGDGSYDPSAATSVLPHSSPAGPAGAAGDRTAVMPPVPPRPDGPPQNDGPHPWQSQLQAARDRNEQTQVQYLDPSEDPLRRRPQRRPAPQQPQQPYQQQGRRPQPQPPQQQYAPPSQQHAPQQNYAPQPQRRSAPRQQPPPRQAPQRPPREPRPPRQRSANPMRIPGLGCLKGCLFTLLLLFVAGWLIWELTPLQSWIAQGKSYWEAIGDAVSGVTDWISELSGGTSGTGATGPGAGQ; encoded by the coding sequence GTGCGGCCGGTAGGGAGCAAATACCTGCTCGAGGAGCCGCTCGGCCGCGGCGCCACGGGCACCGTCTGGCGGGCCCGCATGGGCGTCTCCCCCGGCGCGGCGGCGCTCGGGGGGAGCGAGATCCCGGGCGCCGACGCGGCCGTGCCCGGCCGGCCCGGCGAGACCGTCGCGATCAAGGTCCTCAAGGAGGAGCTCGCGAACGACGCGGACGTCGTGATGCGCTTCCTGCGCGAGCGGTCCGTCCTCCTCCGGCTGACCCACCCGAACATCGTGCGCACCCGCGACCTGGTCGTGGAGGGCGATGTCCTGGCCCTGGTGATGGATCTCGTCGACGGCCCCGACCTGCACCGCTACATCCGCGACAACGGGCCGTTCAGCCCGGTCGCGGCCGCCCTGCTGACCGCCCAGATCGCGGACGCGCTCGCCGCCAGCCACGACGACGGCGTGGTCCACCGCGACCTCAAGCCGGCCAATGTGCTGCTCGCCGAGCGGGACGGCGAGATGCACCCGATGCTCACCGACTTCGGGATCGCGCGCCTCGCCGACTCCCCGGGGCTGACCCGTACGCACGAGTTCGTCGGAACCCCCGCGTATGTCGCGCCCGAGTCCGCTGAGGGCCGCCCGCAGACGTCCGCCGTGGATGTCTACGGCGCCGGGATCATGATGTACGAGCTGGTCACGGGCCGCCCGCCGTTCGGCGGGGGCACGGCGCTGGAAGTGCTCCACCGCCACCTCAGCGAGGAGCCCCGGCGTCCCTCCACCGTTCCCGGCCCGCTGTGGACGGTCATCGAGCGCTGTCTGCGCAAGGAGCCGGGCGAGCGGCCGAGCGCCGCGAACCTGGCCCGGGCCCTGCGGGTCGTCGCCGCCGGTGTCGGCGTGCACGCCACGCCCGCGCAGATCGAGGCCGCGGAAGGCGTCGGGGCCCTGCTCGCGCCCGACCCGTCGCCGGCCACCGTCCCCGGCATGCCGGGTGCGGCCGACCCCACCCAGGTGCTGCCGCACAACGCCGCCTCGTTCCACCAGGGCGGCGACGGCTCGTACGACCCGAGCGCCGCGACCAGCGTCCTGCCGCACTCGTCCCCTGCGGGCCCTGCGGGCGCCGCGGGGGACCGCACCGCGGTCATGCCGCCCGTGCCCCCGCGCCCCGACGGCCCTCCGCAGAACGACGGGCCGCACCCTTGGCAGTCCCAGCTGCAGGCGGCCCGGGACCGCAACGAGCAGACCCAGGTCCAGTACCTGGACCCGAGCGAGGACCCCCTGCGCCGCCGTCCGCAGCGCCGCCCGGCCCCGCAGCAGCCGCAGCAGCCGTACCAGCAGCAGGGCCGCCGTCCCCAGCCCCAGCCCCCGCAGCAGCAGTACGCCCCGCCCTCGCAGCAGCACGCACCGCAGCAGAATTACGCACCGCAGCCGCAGCGCCGGAGTGCGCCGCGGCAGCAGCCACCGCCCCGCCAGGCCCCCCAGCGGCCGCCGCGCGAGCCGCGCCCGCCCCGGCAGCGCAGCGCCAACCCCATGCGCATCCCGGGTCTCGGCTGTCTCAAGGGCTGCCTGTTCACGCTGCTTCTGCTCTTCGTGGCGGGCTGGCTGATCTGGGAGCTGACCCCGCTGCAGAGCTGGATCGCCCAGGGCAAGAGCTACTGGGAGGCCATCGGTGACGCCGTGTCGGGCGTGACCGACTGGATCTCGGAGCTGAGCGGGGGCACGTCCGGTACCGGCGCGACGGGCCCCGGCGCCGGTCAGTAG
- a CDS encoding FHA domain-containing protein, with the protein MQIRLTVLAPRSGQSSQGATRACDVLVTAPAGTALAAVASALAAAASGPETPASGTVVLYAGRERLDAQRCALGEPPLVDGAVLSLQTPGEDEAADHEGAAERTQLHVVAGPDAGGVHLLHEGRIRIGRAAEADVPLDDPDVSRLHCEITVAEDGGVTVADLGSTNGTTLDGAEVGRRPVRLGPGALLRIGESTLRLAASPGSVFPPDPGSAFPSDPGSAVPPARGSASLPAQASAVPPARGSGTGPSAPGVPSPASSAHDGRPLIAPDGEGHLRVRRPVPGPVPAGDRPGRVPSWARERAAAEREAIERQAAFGAAFPPASPATSLRGDGGPAHGRADTWGPGPAAGVRGDHGPASAGTAGGRPAGPGADRADTAGRPAGADRAAQPGHHPPGGSSTSRGSGPGRTGQGASTASGRLAGVPYGGDHGADPVRHDGHQGHDGHQGQDRHRGHGEHYEHHEYGEPHRHDGHQGHGRHVEHQGHHGHDAADSAAAPGARAPYGDEPGRAPASGATTHATGVADGLGVAGGGPAGPDAGRGGRRRRGIGAWARRLTGGRDESGPREADGASLPAAPERTAETWPDPAAVLLTALGPGPRLWERDARHPESLVVRLGTADRADTPAVPVTVGLRESGSLGLAGPRDRLMGLARSVVAQAAALHSPADLEIVLISTDRVRPLEERKEAWGWLGWLPHLRPAHGQDCRLLLAYDRDQAAARTAELTRRLDDGPLGPGWPSAERRAVEQAAARHTGPRTLVVLDGDPGSAALRETTARLAGGGAAAGIHLVCLAETPPASPLSPVAATYEEACAASPAFRECGAVGLLSGDVATALRLLRTAAGHPAGHGTVAAVDGVSAAWAERFGRALAPLRADGDAPAHGRGVAAPLPRSARLLDELGLARATPASLMARWASAAPGTAVLGAGPAGPVAVDLTSEDPHLLIEGPAGSGRTELLRAIAASLAAGGRPDRLGLLVVDGAGGERGEGLTALTELPHVTELLVASDPLRMRAFAQALGAELKRRAELLGGEAFEEWHTRREVSERLIGQRPPSAAEARAEDRADTRAETRSEVRAEGRGDLESPPSGTLRLRPAGGRTRTDTSGATEAAGRPGPLPRLVVLVDDYDALVAPALGSPGRPAAGSVVRALEAVARDGRRLGVHLVATSARPDRTADTELAGGTRLRVVLDAPPVAPGPGDPAPGRGRLGRPDGSVTPFQGGRVTGRIPRTATLRPTVVELEWERMGDPPARRPVRELGNGPTDLALLASALDRAARSVDAAPVPPLAPARP; encoded by the coding sequence ATGCAGATCCGGCTGACCGTCCTCGCGCCGCGCAGCGGCCAGTCCTCGCAGGGCGCCACGCGCGCGTGCGACGTGCTCGTCACCGCCCCCGCGGGTACGGCGCTGGCGGCGGTCGCCTCGGCGCTGGCCGCGGCCGCCTCGGGGCCGGAGACCCCGGCGTCCGGGACGGTCGTGCTCTACGCGGGCCGGGAGCGGCTCGACGCCCAGCGGTGCGCACTGGGCGAGCCGCCGCTCGTCGACGGGGCGGTGCTGTCGCTGCAGACGCCGGGCGAGGACGAGGCGGCGGACCACGAGGGGGCGGCGGAGCGGACGCAGCTCCATGTGGTCGCGGGCCCGGACGCGGGCGGGGTCCATCTGCTGCACGAGGGCCGTATCCGGATCGGGCGCGCGGCGGAGGCTGACGTACCGCTGGACGACCCGGACGTCTCACGGCTGCACTGCGAGATCACGGTCGCCGAGGACGGCGGGGTCACGGTCGCGGACCTCGGCTCCACGAACGGCACGACGCTGGACGGCGCGGAGGTCGGCCGGCGGCCGGTCCGGCTGGGACCGGGCGCGCTGCTGCGCATCGGCGAGTCCACGCTCCGGCTGGCGGCCTCGCCGGGTTCCGTCTTCCCGCCGGATCCGGGCTCCGCCTTCCCCTCGGATCCGGGCTCCGCCGTTCCGCCGGCCCGGGGTTCCGCTTCCCTACCGGCCCAGGCCTCCGCCGTTCCACCGGCCCGGGGTTCCGGTACCGGCCCGTCGGCTCCCGGTGTCCCGTCACCGGCTTCCTCCGCTCACGACGGCCGTCCGCTGATCGCTCCGGACGGCGAGGGGCATCTGCGGGTGCGCCGCCCCGTACCGGGTCCCGTGCCCGCGGGCGACCGCCCGGGCAGGGTCCCGTCCTGGGCCCGCGAGCGTGCGGCGGCCGAGCGGGAGGCGATCGAGCGCCAGGCGGCCTTCGGGGCGGCCTTCCCACCGGCCTCCCCAGCGACCTCGCTCCGAGGCGACGGCGGCCCGGCCCACGGGCGTGCGGACACGTGGGGCCCGGGGCCCGCGGCCGGGGTGCGGGGCGACCACGGCCCCGCGTCGGCCGGCACGGCCGGAGGGCGTCCGGCGGGCCCGGGCGCGGACCGGGCGGACACCGCGGGGCGTCCGGCGGGCGCGGACCGGGCCGCCCAGCCCGGCCACCACCCTCCGGGCGGCTCCTCCACCTCCCGGGGAAGCGGCCCCGGGCGCACAGGCCAGGGCGCTTCCACCGCGAGCGGTCGCCTCGCGGGCGTCCCGTACGGCGGGGACCACGGTGCGGACCCGGTGCGGCACGACGGACACCAGGGGCACGACGGGCACCAGGGACAAGACAGGCACCGCGGACACGGCGAGCACTACGAGCACCACGAGTACGGCGAGCCCCACAGGCACGACGGACACCAGGGGCACGGCAGACACGTCGAGCACCAGGGGCACCACGGGCACGACGCAGCCGACTCCGCCGCCGCGCCGGGCGCCAGGGCTCCGTACGGCGACGAGCCCGGCCGTGCACCCGCATCCGGCGCGACCACGCACGCCACGGGAGTGGCGGACGGCCTCGGGGTCGCCGGGGGCGGCCCGGCGGGACCGGACGCCGGGCGCGGCGGGCGGCGCAGGCGCGGGATAGGCGCCTGGGCCCGGCGTCTCACCGGGGGCCGCGACGAGTCCGGCCCGCGGGAGGCGGACGGCGCGAGCCTGCCCGCCGCCCCGGAGCGCACCGCCGAGACCTGGCCCGACCCCGCCGCCGTGCTGCTCACCGCCCTCGGCCCGGGACCGCGGCTGTGGGAGCGTGACGCCCGCCACCCCGAATCCCTCGTCGTCCGCCTCGGCACGGCCGACCGCGCGGACACCCCCGCCGTTCCCGTCACCGTGGGCCTTCGGGAGTCGGGATCCCTCGGGCTGGCCGGGCCACGCGACCGGCTCATGGGACTGGCCCGCTCCGTCGTCGCCCAGGCCGCCGCGCTCCACTCGCCGGCGGACCTGGAGATCGTGCTGATCAGCACCGACCGGGTCAGACCGCTGGAGGAGCGCAAGGAGGCGTGGGGCTGGCTCGGCTGGCTGCCGCATCTGCGGCCGGCGCACGGCCAGGACTGCCGGCTGCTCCTCGCCTACGACCGCGACCAGGCCGCGGCCAGGACCGCGGAGCTGACCCGGCGGCTGGACGACGGGCCGCTAGGCCCCGGCTGGCCGAGCGCGGAGCGCCGCGCGGTCGAGCAGGCCGCGGCGCGCCACACGGGGCCGCGCACGCTCGTGGTCCTCGACGGCGACCCCGGATCCGCCGCACTGCGGGAGACCACGGCGCGCCTCGCGGGAGGCGGGGCGGCCGCCGGTATCCATCTCGTCTGCCTTGCCGAGACCCCGCCCGCCTCCCCGCTCTCCCCGGTGGCGGCGACGTACGAGGAGGCCTGTGCGGCGTCACCGGCATTCCGGGAGTGCGGCGCCGTCGGACTGCTCAGCGGCGATGTGGCCACGGCGCTGCGGCTGCTGCGTACGGCCGCGGGACACCCGGCGGGCCACGGCACGGTCGCGGCGGTGGACGGGGTGTCGGCGGCGTGGGCCGAGCGGTTCGGCCGTGCCCTGGCGCCGCTGCGGGCCGACGGGGACGCCCCGGCTCACGGCCGGGGGGTGGCGGCCCCGCTGCCGCGGTCGGCGCGGCTGCTGGACGAACTGGGCCTCGCCCGCGCCACCCCGGCGTCGCTGATGGCCCGCTGGGCGTCCGCCGCTCCCGGCACGGCCGTGCTGGGCGCCGGGCCCGCGGGACCGGTCGCCGTCGACCTCACCTCGGAGGACCCGCATCTGCTCATCGAGGGCCCCGCGGGCAGCGGCCGTACGGAACTGCTCCGCGCGATCGCGGCCTCGCTGGCGGCCGGCGGCCGGCCGGACCGGCTGGGACTGCTGGTCGTGGACGGCGCGGGCGGCGAGCGCGGTGAGGGCCTGACGGCACTGACCGAACTCCCCCACGTCACCGAGCTTCTGGTCGCCTCCGATCCGCTGCGGATGCGTGCGTTCGCCCAGGCGCTCGGCGCGGAGCTCAAGCGGCGGGCGGAGCTGCTGGGCGGGGAGGCGTTCGAGGAGTGGCACACGCGCCGGGAGGTCTCCGAGCGGCTGATCGGCCAGCGCCCGCCCAGCGCCGCCGAAGCCCGGGCGGAGGACAGGGCGGACACGAGGGCTGAGACGAGGAGCGAGGTCCGGGCGGAGGGGCGCGGCGATCTGGAGTCGCCGCCCAGCGGCACGCTCCGGCTCCGCCCGGCGGGCGGGCGTACGAGGACGGACACGAGCGGCGCGACGGAGGCGGCGGGGAGGCCCGGGCCGCTGCCCCGGCTCGTGGTGCTCGTCGACGACTACGACGCCCTGGTCGCCCCGGCGCTCGGCAGTCCGGGCCGCCCCGCGGCGGGCTCCGTCGTCAGGGCGCTGGAGGCGGTGGCCAGGGACGGGCGGCGACTCGGCGTCCACCTGGTGGCGACGTCGGCCCGCCCGGACCGCACCGCGGACACCGAACTGGCCGGCGGCACCCGGCTGAGAGTGGTGCTGGACGCGCCGCCCGTGGCGCCCGGCCCGGGGGATCCGGCGCCCGGGCGCGGCAGGCTCGGCCGTCCGGACGGGAGCGTGACGCCGTTCCAGGGCGGCCGGGTGACCGGCCGTATCCCGAGGACGGCGACCCTGCGTCCCACGGTCGTGGAACTCGAGTGGGAGCGGATGGGCGACCCGCCCGCCCGCCGGCCCGTGCGCGAACTGGGCAACGGGCCCACGGATCTGGCTCTGCTCGCCAGCGCCCTGGACCGTGCCGCCCGCTCCGTCGACGCCGCACCGGTCCCCCCGCTGGCCCCCGCCCGCCCCTGA
- a CDS encoding ABC transporter substrate-binding protein, whose protein sequence is MVALAALGALALAGCGGDGKDGDGGAADATRGSDAPATVELPRLDGQKVQVAAVWTGPEQENFTKVLKEFEKRTGASVTFVPAQDPIVNFLGTKIAGGSPPDVAMLPQVGAVKQAVDQKWAKPLGPEVRAELAENYTKGWQDLGSVDGTPYGVYFKAANKSLVWYNNAVFENAGASVPKTWKDFLTTAETIYASGVTPVSVGGADGWTLTDWFENVYLSQAGPEQYDRLAKHEIKWTDPSVTRALTTLGELFGRPQLIAGGADGALQTEFPTSVTQTFTGGDQPKGAMVFEGDFVTVNIAQTDAKIGTDARVFPFPAVGGGRPPVVTGGDAAVALKDTEGAQALLTFLASPDAARIWAGSGGFISPNKALDTAAYPDDVQRGIAEALIAAGDDFRFDMSDQMPQSFGGTPGKGEWKALQDFLKNPKDVAGTQARLEADAAKAYQN, encoded by the coding sequence GTGGTGGCCCTGGCCGCGCTGGGCGCACTCGCCCTGGCCGGCTGCGGCGGTGACGGCAAGGACGGCGACGGGGGCGCGGCGGACGCGACCAGGGGATCCGATGCCCCGGCGACGGTCGAACTGCCGAGACTGGACGGACAGAAGGTCCAGGTGGCGGCGGTCTGGACGGGGCCGGAACAGGAGAACTTCACCAAGGTCCTCAAGGAGTTCGAGAAGCGCACCGGGGCGTCGGTCACCTTCGTGCCCGCGCAGGACCCGATCGTGAACTTCCTCGGCACGAAGATCGCCGGCGGCAGCCCGCCGGACGTCGCGATGCTCCCCCAGGTCGGCGCCGTCAAGCAGGCGGTGGACCAGAAGTGGGCCAAGCCCCTCGGACCCGAGGTCAGGGCCGAGCTGGCCGAGAACTACACCAAGGGCTGGCAGGACCTCGGTTCGGTGGACGGCACTCCGTACGGCGTGTACTTCAAGGCCGCCAACAAGTCGCTGGTCTGGTACAACAACGCGGTCTTCGAGAACGCCGGCGCCTCCGTGCCGAAGACCTGGAAGGACTTCCTGACAACGGCCGAGACGATCTACGCGTCCGGTGTCACCCCGGTGTCGGTCGGCGGTGCGGACGGCTGGACGCTCACCGACTGGTTCGAGAACGTCTACCTCTCGCAGGCCGGCCCGGAGCAGTACGACCGACTCGCCAAGCACGAGATCAAGTGGACCGACCCGTCCGTCACACGGGCCCTGACCACGCTCGGCGAGCTGTTCGGCAGGCCGCAGCTGATCGCGGGCGGGGCGGACGGCGCGCTGCAGACGGAGTTCCCGACGTCGGTCACCCAGACCTTCACCGGCGGCGACCAGCCCAAGGGCGCGATGGTGTTCGAGGGCGACTTCGTGACCGTCAACATCGCGCAGACCGACGCGAAGATCGGCACCGACGCCAGGGTCTTCCCGTTCCCGGCGGTCGGCGGCGGCCGGCCTCCGGTGGTGACGGGCGGCGACGCGGCGGTGGCCCTGAAGGACACCGAGGGCGCGCAGGCGCTGCTGACGTTCCTGGCCTCCCCCGACGCGGCGCGGATCTGGGCCGGGTCCGGCGGCTTCATCTCGCCGAACAAGGCGCTGGACACCGCCGCGTACCCCGACGACGTGCAGCGGGGCATCGCCGAGGCGCTCATCGCGGCGGGCGACGACTTCCGCTTCGACATGTCGGACCAGATGCCTCAGTCGTTCGGCGGGACGCCCGGCAAGGGCGAGTGGAAGGCCCTCCAGGACTTCCTCAAGAACCCGAAGGACGTCGCCGGCACCCAGGCGCGGCTGGAGGCCGACGCGGCCAAGGCGTACCAGAACTGA